From a region of the Campylobacter anatolicus genome:
- the topA gene encoding type I DNA topoisomerase, producing the protein MMKDLIIVESPAKAKTINNFLGKDYNVIASKGHIRDLPKTSFGIKIEDDKFIPEYRVSTDHSKIVKEIKELAKNANEIYLATDEDREGEAIAFHIANAIGKDATKLPRIVFHEITKSAINNALQNPRHINMHSVNAQQTRRLLDRIVGYKLSPLLNLKIQKGLSAGRVQSAALKIIVDREREIQAFKPIEYYLIDTKFKKDLEAELIKFESQKIEKLTITNADRAKYIVQNLKDKKFSVRDIESKDRKIQPSPPFMTSTLQQSASNRLGFSPKKTMMIAQTLYEGVQTHEGFMGAITYMRTDSLNLAKEAVAAAREMIKNEFGDKYLPSKAVFYTTHSKGAQEAHEAIRPTNLSFTPAIAAKFLEKDALRLYTLIYNRFLASQMNPCVSQTQNVFVVSENAEFKISGRKVVFDGFYRVYGDMDKDKILPNLNIGDEMSLESIKSTQHFTEPPSRYSEAGLVKKLESLGIGRPSTYAPTISLLTSREYVRIEKKQLIPNEVAFTMMSVLEEHFSNIVDSEFTSRLEEKLDEIAEDKADWQKVLNDFYYPFIDKISEGKTNIKSLKVSTPIGEKCPECGGELVKRKGRYGEFIACGNFPKCKYSRNIKSDENQSSINGESGEDVAKPIRAKKEIVKLEVPCPKCGGDIVERFSRRGKFYGCANYPKCDFISNYEPTEYKCDTCGGMIVKKELKKGTFLECVKCKNKKEI; encoded by the coding sequence ATAATGAAAGACTTAATCATCGTAGAATCTCCTGCCAAAGCAAAGACGATAAATAACTTCTTAGGCAAGGACTACAACGTCATCGCCTCAAAAGGACACATAAGAGATCTGCCAAAAACAAGCTTTGGCATAAAGATAGAAGATGATAAATTTATACCTGAATACCGCGTAAGTACCGATCACTCTAAAATAGTAAAAGAGATAAAAGAACTAGCTAAAAACGCAAATGAGATCTATCTAGCAACTGATGAGGATAGAGAGGGAGAGGCGATAGCGTTTCACATCGCAAACGCCATAGGCAAAGACGCTACAAAGCTACCGCGTATAGTGTTTCACGAGATAACAAAAAGTGCTATAAATAATGCCTTGCAAAATCCACGCCATATAAATATGCATAGCGTAAATGCTCAGCAAACACGTCGTCTACTCGATCGCATAGTCGGATACAAGCTAAGTCCGCTTTTAAATTTAAAGATACAAAAGGGGCTTAGTGCTGGGCGTGTGCAGAGTGCAGCCTTAAAAATAATAGTCGATCGTGAGCGTGAAATTCAAGCATTTAAACCGATCGAATACTACTTGATAGATACAAAATTTAAAAAAGACTTAGAGGCTGAGCTGATAAAATTTGAAAGTCAAAAGATAGAGAAGCTAACGATCACAAATGCCGATCGTGCGAAGTATATCGTGCAGAATTTAAAAGATAAAAAATTTAGCGTCCGCGATATAGAGAGCAAAGATCGCAAGATCCAGCCAAGTCCGCCGTTTATGACCTCAACACTTCAACAAAGTGCGAGTAACCGACTAGGATTTAGCCCCAAAAAGACGATGATGATAGCTCAGACATTGTATGAAGGCGTGCAGACGCATGAGGGCTTTATGGGTGCGATAACATATATGAGAACAGATAGCTTAAATTTAGCCAAAGAGGCGGTAGCGGCGGCTCGCGAGATGATAAAAAATGAATTTGGTGATAAGTATCTGCCGAGCAAGGCGGTCTTTTACACTACGCACTCAAAAGGAGCTCAAGAGGCTCACGAAGCGATACGTCCGACAAATTTAAGCTTTACTCCAGCTATTGCGGCGAAATTTTTAGAAAAGGACGCTTTAAGACTTTATACGCTTATATATAACAGATTTTTAGCATCTCAGATGAACCCTTGTGTTAGCCAAACGCAAAATGTCTTTGTTGTAAGCGAAAATGCAGAGTTTAAGATAAGTGGTCGCAAGGTTGTATTTGATGGATTTTACCGCGTTTATGGCGATATGGATAAAGATAAAATTTTACCAAATTTAAACATCGGCGACGAGATGAGCTTAGAGAGCATTAAGTCCACTCAGCACTTTACTGAGCCGCCTTCTCGCTACTCAGAGGCAGGACTAGTTAAAAAGCTAGAGAGCCTAGGTATCGGACGTCCTAGCACCTACGCACCGACCATATCGCTATTAACAAGCCGAGAATACGTCCGAATAGAGAAAAAACAGCTCATACCAAATGAAGTGGCGTTTACAATGATGAGCGTTTTAGAAGAGCATTTTAGCAACATTGTTGATAGCGAATTTACCTCTCGCCTTGAAGAAAAGCTAGATGAGATCGCTGAAGATAAAGCCGACTGGCAAAAGGTGCTAAATGACTTTTACTATCCGTTTATTGATAAAATCTCAGAGGGTAAAACAAATATAAAAAGCCTAAAAGTATCCACACCGATCGGAGAAAAATGCCCGGAATGTGGCGGTGAACTAGTCAAACGCAAGGGGCGATATGGCGAGTTTATAGCGTGTGGAAACTTCCCAAAATGCAAATACTCACGCAATATCAAATCAGATGAAAATCAGTCAAGCATAAACGGTGAGAGTGGCGAAGATGTAGCAAAACCAATAAGAGCGAAAAAAGAGATCGTTAAGCTTGAAGTGCCGTGTCCAAAATGTGGCGGGGATATAGTGGAGAGATTTAGTAGACGTGGTAAATTTTATGGGTGTGCAAACTACCCCAAATGCGACTTTATCAGCAACTACGAGCCAACTGAGTATAAGTGTGATACGTGTGGTGGTATGATAGTTAAAAAAGAGCTGAAAAAAGGGACATTCTTAGAGTGTGTCAAGTGCAAGAACAAAAAAGAAATTTAA
- a CDS encoding YfcE family phosphodiesterase: MQEQKRNLKIGIISDSHHRMDVAKEAIDLLVKNGCELVLHAGDILKSECLKYLQDSGVAYRAVIGNNDSHLSVLKVKFDLFDEPYEFKFKELGIRLMHHSKFINTKNNNVNLVVFGHTHSFTTLLQNDCLIINPGEICGRNFGVFTFAMVEFDGKNFNVYKFSKTPQSTEFKVENINLQGQR, from the coding sequence GTGCAAGAACAAAAAAGAAATTTAAAGATAGGTATCATCAGCGATAGTCATCATAGGATGGATGTAGCAAAAGAGGCTATAGATTTACTCGTGAAAAATGGTTGCGAGCTAGTGCTTCACGCTGGGGATATATTAAAGAGTGAATGTCTTAAATATCTTCAAGATAGTGGCGTAGCGTATCGTGCAGTGATAGGAAATAACGACTCGCATTTAAGTGTTTTAAAGGTCAAATTTGATCTATTTGATGAGCCGTATGAGTTTAAGTTTAAAGAGCTTGGCATAAGGCTTATGCACCACTCTAAATTTATAAACACTAAAAATAATAATGTAAATCTCGTGGTATTTGGTCATACACATAGCTTTACGACACTACTTCAAAATGACTGCTTAATAATCAATCCGGGTGAGATTTGTGGGAGAAATTTTGGCGTTTTTACTTTTGCAATGGTAGAGTTTGATGGTAAAAATTTTAATGTTTATAAATTTAGCAAAACTCCCCAAAGCACGGAGTTTAAGGTGGAAAATATAAATTTACAAGGACAAAGATGA
- a CDS encoding biotin synthase, translating to MNTIMLCAISSLSAGNCSEDCAYCTQSVGVKSDIQRYNLKTPEQVIAEAKKAYEYHALGFCLVTSGARLTDKKTEDVARIAKAVSEAVPELMLIACNGMATREQLRELKKAGVFSYNHNLETSREYFSKICTTHSWDERYETNLNAQAEGLQLCCGGIYGIGESEADRVSFRRSLAELKPFSSPINFFIANPALNLQQPRLSVDEALKIIDDTVKTLPNTRIMIAGGREAVLGERQYEIFDHGVSAVVIGDYLTTKGEERLKDIEQFKKMGFSFASKCH from the coding sequence ATGAATACGATAATGCTGTGTGCCATAAGCTCACTGAGTGCAGGAAATTGTAGTGAAGATTGTGCGTATTGCACTCAAAGTGTAGGTGTAAAAAGCGATATACAACGCTACAATCTAAAAACGCCAGAACAAGTTATAGCCGAAGCTAAAAAAGCCTACGAATACCACGCCTTGGGCTTTTGTCTGGTTACAAGTGGAGCTAGGCTGACAGATAAAAAGACCGAAGATGTCGCACGAATAGCCAAGGCTGTGAGTGAGGCGGTGCCTGAGCTTATGCTTATCGCCTGTAATGGTATGGCAACACGCGAGCAGCTACGTGAACTAAAAAAGGCTGGAGTATTTAGCTACAATCACAACCTTGAAACAAGCCGTGAGTACTTCAGTAAAATTTGCACGACGCACTCGTGGGATGAGCGATATGAGACAAATTTAAACGCACAAGCCGAAGGATTACAGCTTTGTTGTGGTGGAATTTATGGTATAGGCGAGAGTGAAGCTGATAGAGTGAGTTTTAGACGAAGTCTGGCAGAGCTTAAGCCGTTTTCAAGCCCTATAAATTTTTTCATAGCTAACCCTGCTTTAAATTTACAACAGCCACGTTTAAGCGTAGATGAAGCACTAAAAATCATAGATGATACGGTAAAAACCCTACCAAACACTCGTATAATGATAGCTGGTGGACGTGAAGCAGTACTTGGGGAACGTCAGTATGAGATATTTGATCATGGTGTGAGTGCAGTTGTTATAGGGGATTATCTCACAACAAAAGGCGAAGAGAGACTAAAAGATATAGAGCAGTTTAAAAAGATGGGCTTTAGCTTTGCAAGCAAGTGCCACTAA
- a CDS encoding cation:proton antiporter, producing MQTDNVSELSILITLAFIIFASPYFSRVLRIPIAPVEIMLGAVAGYLGFIGNNEIFKLISEVGFFFLMFLAGMEIDLQMFINADRRVLKLGFIYLAMLYALAATLTFALNLNTLFIIIIPIMSVGMIFTLFKEYGKNEEWLNLSMLIASIGELFSIVFLTFATAYLQFGAGLELWLTITYLALFLGLSVLGFKFLKVLFWWYPSLKIILMPHYDKDEKDIRLSIAVFFLMIVLMIYLHLEVAFGAFIAGMFITTFFDHKKDLPHKLASFGFGFLVPTFFVYIGSTLKLSNLLVSEILKDAFFIVFSMIICRFLASFAFLNMLKFKKMALYTLSQSMPLTLLIAVATIAHKTGGISEKFYSSFILASLLQAIISMVLIKIIMAIKPERR from the coding sequence TTGCAAACTGATAACGTGAGCGAACTTAGCATACTTATTACACTAGCTTTTATCATCTTTGCATCGCCGTATTTTTCGCGAGTTTTGCGTATTCCGATCGCACCGGTTGAGATTATGCTGGGTGCTGTGGCAGGATATCTTGGCTTTATCGGTAACAATGAAATTTTTAAGCTCATAAGCGAAGTCGGCTTTTTCTTTTTGATGTTTTTAGCGGGCATGGAGATAGACCTACAAATGTTTATAAACGCTGATCGCCGTGTGTTAAAGCTAGGCTTTATCTACCTAGCTATGCTTTATGCACTTGCGGCTACTCTGACGTTTGCCTTAAATTTAAATACTCTGTTTATCATCATTATCCCAATTATGAGTGTAGGTATGATATTTACGCTGTTTAAAGAGTATGGAAAGAACGAAGAGTGGCTAAATTTAAGTATGCTAATCGCCTCCATCGGTGAGCTATTTAGTATCGTGTTTCTTACCTTTGCAACGGCTTATTTACAGTTTGGTGCAGGACTTGAGCTATGGCTGACTATCACATATTTAGCCCTATTTTTAGGGCTTAGTGTGCTTGGATTTAAATTTTTAAAAGTTCTTTTTTGGTGGTATCCATCGCTTAAGATTATCCTTATGCCACATTACGATAAGGATGAAAAAGACATACGTCTAAGCATTGCGGTATTTTTTTTAATGATAGTTTTGATGATATATCTGCACCTTGAAGTAGCCTTTGGTGCATTTATCGCTGGTATGTTTATCACTACATTTTTTGATCATAAAAAAGACCTACCGCATAAACTTGCTAGTTTTGGTTTTGGTTTTTTGGTACCGACATTTTTTGTCTATATCGGCTCAACGTTAAAGTTATCAAATTTACTTGTCAGCGAGATACTAAAAGACGCCTTTTTTATCGTATTTTCAATGATAATCTGCCGCTTTTTAGCTAGTTTTGCTTTCTTAAATATGTTAAAATTTAAAAAAATGGCACTTTACACACTCTCACAGTCTATGCCACTTACACTTCTTATCGCAGTTGCTACCATAGCACACAAAACAGGTGGCATAAGTGAAAAATTTTACTCATCTTTCATACTTGCAAGTCTTTTACAAGCTATAATATCAATGGTACTCATAAAAATCATAATGGCTATCAAACCTGAAAGGAGGTAA